The genomic region TTTTTTGTGATAGTCCATGAATATTTCATACAAACATACATTTTTAGTAAATACTTCTTCAAGAATTGTTTGTGTCAGGTTTGATGCAAGGCTAGTGAAATCGTTGGTCTTATCTATGCACAAATCCGGTTACACTGCAGAAATTCACGCGAATAAGTCCATCCTGTTCCGCTATATCGTTCATTCCCCCACTCACAGCCAAATAAGACCAGCGTTCCGTTATTGTCTCGCAGACCTGATCACACATAGATCGAATCAACTCTTATGGCGGCATGAGCAGTTCTCCAGACATTCAACCGAGTGAATGGGACCGCTGCCCTTAGATCCTCATGCATTAGAAAGTATTGCTCATTAGCTAAGATCCATTGAATGCGAACTTACTCCGCGCCGCGTCTTCCAATCAAAAAACCGACCCCTTAGGATCGGTTATATCACATGCATATGCCATTCCTGTATAGTGCCTCGCCTGCCTGCATGTTCACTTCCTGTACGTATCTGACTCGCTCGCCTGCCTGCATACGCTGTTCCTGTACGTTGCAGACTACTTGCTTACTTGCATGTTCGGTTCCTGTGCGCTGTTGTCGCCTGCATGCGCTGCGACTGCTTGCGGCCTGTCCTTGCATGCGCTGCGCCTGCTTGCGTTCGATGCCTGCACGTTGCAGACTCACTTGCCGGTGCCTATCCGTTCTGCAGCACAAGCTGACATGCTTCATATGCGCTGGAGAACGACAGCTCTGACAACTGCCCCTTGCCCTGGCACCAGTCACCGGCGAAATAAAGGTTGCGGTAGTCCGGGAAAAACACCGGCATCGCCTGCTGATCAATGCGCCATTTGATTTCCTGGGCAGACGCGCGCTTGGACATGCGGGGCACGACCAATTGCTCGCGCCATCCGGCAAAGTGCTTGTCATAGAGCCGCTCGATTTTTTCCTGCGTCTCAGCCAGCGCTTCCTTGTTCCCCAAGTCCTCTTCATTCAAATACGCGATCGCCTGCAGGAGCTGGCCCCCTTCAGGCACACATGTTTCGTCGTAATAGGAGATGTCCGTGATGAACAGCTTGTTTTTCTTGTCGTATACATACGTGTAAGGGGTATCGATCCGCTCCTTCAGGCCGATGTCATAAACGAAGACGTAGCTCGCCTGATAGTGGGCGTAATGCTTGAGCAGGTGCTCAATCCTCGTGTTTTCGAACACCTTGGCGAGCTCCATAGGCGGAATGCAGAAAATGAATCGATCCGCCCGGTAGGCCGCGTCAGGCGTCTCTACCTCTACTACGCGCTCCTCTTCGGTTTTGACAGCCGTCACCTTTTGCTTGGTCCGAATCTCCCCGCCGTTTTCCTCAATGACCCTGACAAGCTCGTCAATCAAGGCCTGCCAACCGCCCTCAATATAAGCAACCGGCTTGTTCGTCGTGAACAAACGGTTGTAATAGCCGAAAAACACATCTGACGGTATTTTCTCCGGTTCTTTGGTAAAGAAGTTCGAGGACGCCAGCGTCAGCATCATCTCCTGCACGTCATCGCTAACTTGTTTCTCATCCATCCAACGCTTAATGGACATATGGGCGCTCCCCTTCTCCTTCCCGATCAGCGTCTTGAAAATTTCGTAGGTAAAAGCGACCTTGCTGGCATTCTTCATCACTCTTGTGCGGAACAATCCTAATATATTTGCCGGGATATCCGTCAACGTTGAACCGAGGTCATATTTCGCCTTATTCGGATTGAAGTCGCGCCAAGCAATATGAATGCCCAGCTCCTTCTCGAACAGACGAAGCGTGGAGGAGTCCCGGCCATAAATGGCATGCGCCCCAAAGTTGAATTTGAAATCCTTGATATTCAACGTTACCGCTCTGCCGCCCAGATTTCCTCTCTCCAGCACGAGCACTTTCTTGCCTTGCTTGGCCAGAAGAGCCGCCGAGGACAATCCTGCCAGTCCTCCGCCTACGATGACCGTATCATAGCTTTGCTGCACTTCATATGCTTCCATCGAAAATTCCTCCCGTTGTTGAGTGATGCCATTAAGTGCGACATGCAGCCTGTTAAGAAGCGCCATCTCCAGCGGTTGCGCCAATTGGCCGTGAATCCATTGAATCGTCGTATACAAATAGACTCCGGTCAGGGCATGCGCAGCGTGCTCCGGGTGCGCCCCATGCCAAAATTCACCGTTCTCGCGCCCTTCCTCCATAATCTCCTTAATCAGCTCCAACATAAAAGCCGGGTAAGGGGAGGCTTGTGCTTGATCAGTCTGGAAGGGCAGCAGCTTGCCCGCAATCAGCTTCAATCGCTGCTGCTCATTCTCATTTATTGTTGCCAAAAGTCTGAATAGATGTACCAGCTTGCTTTGCGCGCTTTCAATTCCGTTCAGCCGCGCCTTCACCTTATGCCCCATGCTGCTGACCATCTGTTCGCATAAATAGGTCAAAATCGCATCTTTGGAGGGAAAATGATTAAAAAAAGTGCCTTTCGCCACTCCCGCTTCTTTCGTAATTTGCTCTAGCGTAGTGTCTTCAAAACCTTGCGTAAGAAACAGCCTCATCGAGGCCTGATAAATCTTATCCTTCGTCTGGTTTGGTTTCATCCGAAGCCCCTTTCGCACGCGATAGCTTGCCGGGTACATCCGCCCCATCAAGAAGATGACCACAGTCCAAATATATACTACGGTCATTATATGACATTTGTGTGAACGGTGCAAACTCATTTCCTCTATACTTGGGATTCGCCGCAGCTTCCTGCGGGCTGGTTTCGTCTGCGCACATGCAAGAAAAAACGCGCACAACCCCCTGAGGGAATGTGCGCGGAAAGCGCCTGCTTATTTACGCTATTCATCCAAATGAAGAGATGGGCAGGGTGTCCCCTGTCCATCCCGCTATTCCTAGAACTATAAAACTTTCCGCAGAAATGTCGCCGTATGGGAACCGTCAGCGAGAGCAACCTGTTCCGGCGTCCCTTCGGCGATGACTTCCCCTCCGGCATCCCCGCCTTCCGGCCCCATGTCGATGATCCAGTCACATTCGCGGATCAGCTCCATATTGTGCTCAACCACAATTACTGTATGCCCCGCATCTACGAGCCTGTGCAGCAAGCGCACGAGCTGTGCCGTATCCTGCGGATGCAGGCCGGTAGTCGGCTCATCCAGCAGATAGAGCAAGTGCTGCTTGGCCTTCACATTCAATTCCTTCGCCAGCCGAAGCCGCTGGCCTTCGCCGCCCGACAGCGTCGTTATCGCCTGCCCCCACTGCAAATAGCCGAGTCCAACCTCATGCAGAAGCCGGATGGAGCGCTCAATCTTCGAATGCCCGGCAAACAAGCCCAAACTCTCTTCCACCGTCAGATTCAGCATATCCGATATGGACAGACCCTGATAAGTCACGCGCAGCACGTCCTCCTTGAACCGCTTGCCTCGGCAAACGGGACATCTCACTTCCATCCCGGAGAGGAAGAACAAGTCGAGCGGTACGGTGCCAAGCCCTTGGCAATGCTCGCAACGGCCCCCGGCTGTATTGAAGGAGAAATGCTTGGCAGTCAGCCCATTCTTCTTCGCCTCCGGCAGGCTCGCATACAAGTTCCGCATGGCTGTGAACACATCGGTGTACGTGGCGACGTTAGAACGGCTCATG from Xylanibacillus composti harbors:
- a CDS encoding phytoene desaturase family protein, which translates into the protein MEAYEVQQSYDTVIVGGGLAGLSSAALLAKQGKKVLVLERGNLGGRAVTLNIKDFKFNFGAHAIYGRDSSTLRLFEKELGIHIAWRDFNPNKAKYDLGSTLTDIPANILGLFRTRVMKNASKVAFTYEIFKTLIGKEKGSAHMSIKRWMDEKQVSDDVQEMMLTLASSNFFTKEPEKIPSDVFFGYYNRLFTTNKPVAYIEGGWQALIDELVRVIEENGGEIRTKQKVTAVKTEEERVVEVETPDAAYRADRFIFCIPPMELAKVFENTRIEHLLKHYAHYQASYVFVYDIGLKERIDTPYTYVYDKKNKLFITDISYYDETCVPEGGQLLQAIAYLNEEDLGNKEALAETQEKIERLYDKHFAGWREQLVVPRMSKRASAQEIKWRIDQQAMPVFFPDYRNLYFAGDWCQGKGQLSELSFSSAYEACQLVLQNG